One stretch of Harmonia axyridis chromosome 1, icHarAxyr1.1, whole genome shotgun sequence DNA includes these proteins:
- the LOC123683028 gene encoding immunoglobulin superfamily DCC subclass member 4-like isoform X2: MAMLFLRVFFVCAVILSVCPAKTKTQVANINSVSGVKNIADSHNVTDPEDVVVLKGQPATLSCNIRPPGGDGSRLTTTWLHQNQPIPEDDSRRKVQKDGSLHIARVTGGRRPLTGSYRCRVRNDVGAVLSGEAKVQIASLDFNVTNYLIEIPEQQPVLLPCQAHSVPQAKLRWEFNKRPLPHNSRYVPLPSGALLILKTQQSDNGVFKCTVTNPVMKKSKYKDVTLVVVPRFEEKKPVSFLPLPDSLNTTVTVGQRSSLYCVAQGWPLPSVQWLRDGKIVSNQSVLSIMPDSQHEEITYECRARNEVNEASQIHKVMVQRKPYFTKTPTSLSYVTAGVVKLACAAGGIPTPCIQWLKDGEKVELGARIKISNGTLVMRHTFTNDAGIYQCIASNSAGTIWAPAQLVADENTPTTPPPPQNAQCRSYDSKSVCISWKEPEIRGGDSILAYSIFSFYKTSQCLSEKCQGTNNTIGCEDGSHEEPGLDYVITNGTYFLADRLNSSTNYTFYVRMYTRGASDDSNWVTCETVVKGERNLRFRLLDRGAIELVWSEISSDIACGSTNTSYVVQWKNEVDLDHKVNSEQTETLKYNLTGLNPEVNYHIRVMSSSYLNGDTNWVLLKLPEMDTEEMASNQTYISFDKKTIAQNVPTNPEGFRATNIHSKSVTLNWVASDREAVSYAICYAELGTEDCETGNIVKSSSNLKHIEDLKPNTMYEFRIRSHNAEGFHGPFSAPIQVKTHPDVPSTVLDLKYEIINDSTACLAWLPPLYTHGRLVNYIVTYTSNANRPLEEWTYVTVPANRASDSACWLDKKKSTISVMLKDLELTEAYTVIVRAASDNGLSNPTFPIVLRTAYSMKTGRQEVISGKQKMGVVVGCILALICIACCVSCIVMRRRCVKRRNLAHARLAASNNYYPASAHYATQGSTVQVRLENACLAADARAETESLVVDDDDAGNDASPQPVYLDPKEKDEIPNGKVNGLDKPLMNGHLSNGLVHITENPQIHKHNLLNDHPPFQFEKKEKNGEVPRTNGFRRTPQYTLFQDDANSNRMIAAPKHNPYIDLSPKRRGKCNGLLKGGVEEITPYSGKGIDLETTQIGSGLFDDPFIIGQHRKISPLLGPNV, translated from the exons CAAAGACACAGGTAGCGAACATAAACAGCGTGTCCGGCGTGAAGAACATCGCCGACAGCCACAATGTGACGGATCCGGAGGATGTGGTGGTGCTCAAGGGCCAGCCGGCCACCCTGAGCTGCAACATCAGGCCGCCAGGGGGCGACGGTTCGCGGCTGACGACGACGTGGCTACACCAGAACCAGCCGATACCGGAGGACGATTCTAGGAGGAAGGTCCAGAAGGATGGTAGTCTCCACATAGCAAGGGTCACCGGCGGCAGGAGGCCTTTGACTGGCAGCTACAGGTGCAGGGTACGCAACGACGTCGGCGCCGTGCTCAGCGGTGAAGCCAAGGTGCAGATCGCTT CCTTGGATTTCAATGTCACAAATTACCTTATCGAGATACCTGAACAACAGCCTGTACTCTTACCGTGTCAAGCCCACTCAGTACCACAGGCGAAACTCAGATGGGAATTCAACAAACGACCTCTACCTCATAATTCAAG ATATGTTCCTCTCCCTTCTGGAGCCCTACTGATCCTTAAGACTCAGCAATCTGACAATGGTGTATTTAA GTGTACGGTGACCAATCCCGTTATGAAGAAGTCCAAGTACAAGGATGTAACTTTGGTGGTTGTGCCaagatttgaagaaaagaaACCGGTTTCTTTCCTACCTCTTCCTGATTCTCTAAACACTACGGTTACAGTGGGACAAAGGTCCTCTCTTTACTGTGTTGCGCAAGGCTGGCCCCTGCCTTCTGTACAATGGTTGAGAG atggCAAGATCGTCTCAAACCAGAGCGTCCTGAGCATCATGCCGGACTCTCAGCACGAGGAGATCACGTACGAGTGCAGGGCTCGCAACGAGGTGAACGAAGCGTCTCAGATCCACAAGGTGATGGTGCAGAGGAAGCCGTACTTCACCAAAACTCCGACATCACTTTCCTACGTCACGGCGGGGGTAGTGAAGTTGGCGTGTGCGGCAGGCGGCATCCCGACGCCCTGTATACAGTGGCTGAAGGACGGGGAGAAGGTGGAACTGGGGGCCAGGATCAAGATATCGAACGGGACTTTGGTCATGAGGCACACCTTCACGAATGACGCTG GCATCTACCAATGCATTGCGTCCAATTCTGCAGGCACCATTTGGGCGCCTGCGCAACTGGTGGCAGACGAGAACACCCCGACAACCCCACCGCCGCCCCAGAACGCCCAGTGCCGTTCGTACGACAGCAAGAGCGTCTGCATATCGTGGAAGGAACCGGAGATCAGGGGCGGCGACAGCATACTGGCCTACAGCATCTTCTCCTTTTACAAAACTAGCC AGTGCTTAAGCGAAAAGTGCCAAGGTACAAATAATACTATAGGCTGTGAAGACGGTTCTCATGAAG AGCCGGGACTTGACTATGTGATCACAAACGGTACCTATTTTTTGGCAGATAGATTAAACAGTAGTACAAATTATACATTTTACGTGAGAATGTACACCAGGGGGGCCAGCGATGACTCCAATTGGGTTACATGCGAAACTG TTGTTAAAGGAGAGAGAAACCTCAGGTTCAGATTATTGGACCGTGGGGCAATAGAGTTGGTGTGGTCTGAAATCAGCTCAGACATTGCCTGCGGTAGTACAAATACTTCCTACGTTGTTCAGTGGAAGAACGAGGTAGATCTAGATCATAAGGTCAATTCTGAGCAAACCGAAACCCTAAAGTACAATTTAACCG GCCTAAACCCGGAAGTCAATTACCATATTCGCGTAATGTCTTCCTCCTACCTAAATGGTGATACCAATTGGGTTTTGCTGAAGTTGCCCGAGATGGACACCGAAGAAATGGCCTCTAACCAAACCTACATCAGCTTCGACAAGAAGACGATCGCCCAGAACGTGCCGACCAATCCGGAGGGGTTCAGGGCTACCAACATCCACTCCAAGTCGGTCACCCTGAACTGGGTGGCGTCAGATAGGGAAGCAGTGTCCTACGCCATCTGTTACGCTGAGCTGGGAACTGAGGACTGCGAGACAGGAAATATTGTCAAGAG ttCGAGCAACCTGAAACACATTGAAGACTTAAAACCAAATACAATGTACGAGTTTAGGATACGTTCCCATAATGCCGAAGGCTTTCATGGGCCTTTTTCGGCTCCTATTCAAGTTAAAACCCATCCAGATG TGCCTTCAACAGTATTAGACTTAAAATATGAAATCATCAACGATTCAACGGCTTGCCTAGCCTGGTTACCCCCACTTTATACTCACGGTAGACTCGTGAACTATATTGTCACTTATACGTCAAACGCAAATAGGCCTCTTGAAGAATGGACCTACGTTACAGTACCTGCTAATAGAGCATCTGATTCG GCCTGCTGGTTGGACAAAAAGAAGAGTACAATTTCCGTGATGTTGAAAGATCTGGAGCTGACAGAAGCGTATACTGTTATCGTTCGGGCGGCTTCAGACAACGGGCTCAGTAATCCTACGTTCCCCATTGTGTTGAGAACTGCTTACAGCATGAAGACCGGAAGACAGGAGGTGATCTCTGGAAAGCAGAAAATGG GTGTTGTAGTCGGCTGCATCCTGGCCCTGATTTGCATCGCCTGCTGCGTGAGCTGCATCGTAATGAGGCGGCGTTGCGTGAAGCGACGCAATCTTGCCCACGCCAGGTTGGCCGCCTCCAACAATTACTACCCTGCGTCGGCGCACTACGCCACCCAGGGCAGTACGGTGCAGGTGAGGCTGGAAAACGCCTGTCTCGCCGCCGACGCCAGAGCGGAGACGGAGAGCTTGGTGGTCGACGACGACGACGCCGGGAACGACGCCTCGCCGCAGCCTGTTTATCTGGATCCGAAG GAAAAAGATGAAATCCCGAATGGTAAAGTAAATGGTTTAGATAAACCTTTGATGAATGGTCACTTGTCAAATGGGCTTGTCCACATTACTGAAAACCCGCAG ATTCACaagcataacctactgaacgaTCATCCTCCGTTTCAGTTtgagaaaaaagaaaagaatgGGGAGGTGCCACGCACCAATGGTTTCAGGCGTACGCCCCAATACACCTTGTTCCAAGACGACGCCAACTCCAACAGGATGATCGCCGCGCCTAAGCACAATCCCTACATCGACCTATCTCCAAAGAGGCGGGGCAAGTGCAACGGCCTCCTAAAGGGCGGAGTCGAAGAGATCACGCCCTATTCCGGCAAGGGAATAGATCTGGAGACCACGCAGATCGGATCAGGCCTGTTCGACGACCCTTTCATCATAGGTCAGCACCGCAAAATATCACCGTTGTTGGGGCCCAACGTCTGA
- the LOC123683028 gene encoding immunoglobulin superfamily DCC subclass member 4-like isoform X3, with protein sequence MAMLFLRVFFVCAVILSVCPAKTKTQVANINSVSGVKNIADSHNVTDPEDVVVLKGQPATLSCNIRPPGGDGSRLTTTWLHQNQPIPEDDSRRKVQKDGSLHIARVTGGRRPLTGSYRCRVRNDVGAVLSGEAKVQIASLDFNVTNYLIEIPEQQPVLLPCQAHSVPQAKLRWEFNKRPLPHNSRYVPLPSGALLILKTQQSDNGVFKCTVTNPVMKKSKYKDVTLVVVPRFEEKKPVSFLPLPDSLNTTVTVGQRSSLYCVAQGWPLPSVQWLRDGKIVSNQSVLSIMPDSQHEEITYECRARNEVNEASQIHKVMVQRKPYFTKTPTSLSYVTAGVVKLACAAGGIPTPCIQWLKDGEKVELGARIKISNGTLVMRHTFTNDAGIYQCIASNSAGTIWAPAQLVADENTPTTPPPPQNAQCRSYDSKSVCISWKEPEIRGGDSILAYSIFSFYKTSQECLSEKCQGTNNTIGCEDGSHEEPGLDYVITNGTYFLADRLNSSTNYTFYVRMYTRGASDDSNWVTCETVVKGERNLRFRLLDRGAIELVWSEISSDIACGSTNTSYVVQWKNEVDLDHKVNSEQTETLKYNLTGLNPEVNYHIRVMSSSYLNGDTNWVLLKLPEMDTEEMASNQTYISFDKKTIAQNVPTNPEGFRATNIHSKSVTLNWVASDREAVSYAICYAELGTEDCETGNIVKSSSNLKHIEDLKPNTMYEFRIRSHNAEGFHGPFSAPIQVKTHPDVPSTVLDLKYEIINDSTACLAWLPPLYTHGRLVNYIVTYTSNANRPLEEWTYVTVPANRASDSACWLDKKKSTISVMLKDLELTEAYTVIVRAASDNGLSNPTFPIVLRTAYSMKTGRQEVISGKQKMGVVVGCILALICIACCVSCIVMRRRCVKRRNLAHARLAASNNYYPASAHYATQGSTVQVRLENACLAADARAETESLVVDDDDAGNDASPQPVYLDPKEKDEIPNGKVNGLDKPLMNGHLSNGLVHITENPQFEKKEKNGEVPRTNGFRRTPQYTLFQDDANSNRMIAAPKHNPYIDLSPKRRGKCNGLLKGGVEEITPYSGKGIDLETTQIGSGLFDDPFIIGQHRKISPLLGPNV encoded by the exons CAAAGACACAGGTAGCGAACATAAACAGCGTGTCCGGCGTGAAGAACATCGCCGACAGCCACAATGTGACGGATCCGGAGGATGTGGTGGTGCTCAAGGGCCAGCCGGCCACCCTGAGCTGCAACATCAGGCCGCCAGGGGGCGACGGTTCGCGGCTGACGACGACGTGGCTACACCAGAACCAGCCGATACCGGAGGACGATTCTAGGAGGAAGGTCCAGAAGGATGGTAGTCTCCACATAGCAAGGGTCACCGGCGGCAGGAGGCCTTTGACTGGCAGCTACAGGTGCAGGGTACGCAACGACGTCGGCGCCGTGCTCAGCGGTGAAGCCAAGGTGCAGATCGCTT CCTTGGATTTCAATGTCACAAATTACCTTATCGAGATACCTGAACAACAGCCTGTACTCTTACCGTGTCAAGCCCACTCAGTACCACAGGCGAAACTCAGATGGGAATTCAACAAACGACCTCTACCTCATAATTCAAG ATATGTTCCTCTCCCTTCTGGAGCCCTACTGATCCTTAAGACTCAGCAATCTGACAATGGTGTATTTAA GTGTACGGTGACCAATCCCGTTATGAAGAAGTCCAAGTACAAGGATGTAACTTTGGTGGTTGTGCCaagatttgaagaaaagaaACCGGTTTCTTTCCTACCTCTTCCTGATTCTCTAAACACTACGGTTACAGTGGGACAAAGGTCCTCTCTTTACTGTGTTGCGCAAGGCTGGCCCCTGCCTTCTGTACAATGGTTGAGAG atggCAAGATCGTCTCAAACCAGAGCGTCCTGAGCATCATGCCGGACTCTCAGCACGAGGAGATCACGTACGAGTGCAGGGCTCGCAACGAGGTGAACGAAGCGTCTCAGATCCACAAGGTGATGGTGCAGAGGAAGCCGTACTTCACCAAAACTCCGACATCACTTTCCTACGTCACGGCGGGGGTAGTGAAGTTGGCGTGTGCGGCAGGCGGCATCCCGACGCCCTGTATACAGTGGCTGAAGGACGGGGAGAAGGTGGAACTGGGGGCCAGGATCAAGATATCGAACGGGACTTTGGTCATGAGGCACACCTTCACGAATGACGCTG GCATCTACCAATGCATTGCGTCCAATTCTGCAGGCACCATTTGGGCGCCTGCGCAACTGGTGGCAGACGAGAACACCCCGACAACCCCACCGCCGCCCCAGAACGCCCAGTGCCGTTCGTACGACAGCAAGAGCGTCTGCATATCGTGGAAGGAACCGGAGATCAGGGGCGGCGACAGCATACTGGCCTACAGCATCTTCTCCTTTTACAAAACTAGCC AAGAGTGCTTAAGCGAAAAGTGCCAAGGTACAAATAATACTATAGGCTGTGAAGACGGTTCTCATGAAG AGCCGGGACTTGACTATGTGATCACAAACGGTACCTATTTTTTGGCAGATAGATTAAACAGTAGTACAAATTATACATTTTACGTGAGAATGTACACCAGGGGGGCCAGCGATGACTCCAATTGGGTTACATGCGAAACTG TTGTTAAAGGAGAGAGAAACCTCAGGTTCAGATTATTGGACCGTGGGGCAATAGAGTTGGTGTGGTCTGAAATCAGCTCAGACATTGCCTGCGGTAGTACAAATACTTCCTACGTTGTTCAGTGGAAGAACGAGGTAGATCTAGATCATAAGGTCAATTCTGAGCAAACCGAAACCCTAAAGTACAATTTAACCG GCCTAAACCCGGAAGTCAATTACCATATTCGCGTAATGTCTTCCTCCTACCTAAATGGTGATACCAATTGGGTTTTGCTGAAGTTGCCCGAGATGGACACCGAAGAAATGGCCTCTAACCAAACCTACATCAGCTTCGACAAGAAGACGATCGCCCAGAACGTGCCGACCAATCCGGAGGGGTTCAGGGCTACCAACATCCACTCCAAGTCGGTCACCCTGAACTGGGTGGCGTCAGATAGGGAAGCAGTGTCCTACGCCATCTGTTACGCTGAGCTGGGAACTGAGGACTGCGAGACAGGAAATATTGTCAAGAG ttCGAGCAACCTGAAACACATTGAAGACTTAAAACCAAATACAATGTACGAGTTTAGGATACGTTCCCATAATGCCGAAGGCTTTCATGGGCCTTTTTCGGCTCCTATTCAAGTTAAAACCCATCCAGATG TGCCTTCAACAGTATTAGACTTAAAATATGAAATCATCAACGATTCAACGGCTTGCCTAGCCTGGTTACCCCCACTTTATACTCACGGTAGACTCGTGAACTATATTGTCACTTATACGTCAAACGCAAATAGGCCTCTTGAAGAATGGACCTACGTTACAGTACCTGCTAATAGAGCATCTGATTCG GCCTGCTGGTTGGACAAAAAGAAGAGTACAATTTCCGTGATGTTGAAAGATCTGGAGCTGACAGAAGCGTATACTGTTATCGTTCGGGCGGCTTCAGACAACGGGCTCAGTAATCCTACGTTCCCCATTGTGTTGAGAACTGCTTACAGCATGAAGACCGGAAGACAGGAGGTGATCTCTGGAAAGCAGAAAATGG GTGTTGTAGTCGGCTGCATCCTGGCCCTGATTTGCATCGCCTGCTGCGTGAGCTGCATCGTAATGAGGCGGCGTTGCGTGAAGCGACGCAATCTTGCCCACGCCAGGTTGGCCGCCTCCAACAATTACTACCCTGCGTCGGCGCACTACGCCACCCAGGGCAGTACGGTGCAGGTGAGGCTGGAAAACGCCTGTCTCGCCGCCGACGCCAGAGCGGAGACGGAGAGCTTGGTGGTCGACGACGACGACGCCGGGAACGACGCCTCGCCGCAGCCTGTTTATCTGGATCCGAAG GAAAAAGATGAAATCCCGAATGGTAAAGTAAATGGTTTAGATAAACCTTTGATGAATGGTCACTTGTCAAATGGGCTTGTCCACATTACTGAAAACCCGCAG TTtgagaaaaaagaaaagaatgGGGAGGTGCCACGCACCAATGGTTTCAGGCGTACGCCCCAATACACCTTGTTCCAAGACGACGCCAACTCCAACAGGATGATCGCCGCGCCTAAGCACAATCCCTACATCGACCTATCTCCAAAGAGGCGGGGCAAGTGCAACGGCCTCCTAAAGGGCGGAGTCGAAGAGATCACGCCCTATTCCGGCAAGGGAATAGATCTGGAGACCACGCAGATCGGATCAGGCCTGTTCGACGACCCTTTCATCATAGGTCAGCACCGCAAAATATCACCGTTGTTGGGGCCCAACGTCTGA
- the LOC123683028 gene encoding immunoglobulin superfamily DCC subclass member 4-like isoform X1, producing the protein MAMLFLRVFFVCAVILSVCPAKTKTQVANINSVSGVKNIADSHNVTDPEDVVVLKGQPATLSCNIRPPGGDGSRLTTTWLHQNQPIPEDDSRRKVQKDGSLHIARVTGGRRPLTGSYRCRVRNDVGAVLSGEAKVQIASLDFNVTNYLIEIPEQQPVLLPCQAHSVPQAKLRWEFNKRPLPHNSRYVPLPSGALLILKTQQSDNGVFKCTVTNPVMKKSKYKDVTLVVVPRFEEKKPVSFLPLPDSLNTTVTVGQRSSLYCVAQGWPLPSVQWLRDGKIVSNQSVLSIMPDSQHEEITYECRARNEVNEASQIHKVMVQRKPYFTKTPTSLSYVTAGVVKLACAAGGIPTPCIQWLKDGEKVELGARIKISNGTLVMRHTFTNDAGIYQCIASNSAGTIWAPAQLVADENTPTTPPPPQNAQCRSYDSKSVCISWKEPEIRGGDSILAYSIFSFYKTSQECLSEKCQGTNNTIGCEDGSHEEPGLDYVITNGTYFLADRLNSSTNYTFYVRMYTRGASDDSNWVTCETVVKGERNLRFRLLDRGAIELVWSEISSDIACGSTNTSYVVQWKNEVDLDHKVNSEQTETLKYNLTGLNPEVNYHIRVMSSSYLNGDTNWVLLKLPEMDTEEMASNQTYISFDKKTIAQNVPTNPEGFRATNIHSKSVTLNWVASDREAVSYAICYAELGTEDCETGNIVKSSSNLKHIEDLKPNTMYEFRIRSHNAEGFHGPFSAPIQVKTHPDVPSTVLDLKYEIINDSTACLAWLPPLYTHGRLVNYIVTYTSNANRPLEEWTYVTVPANRASDSACWLDKKKSTISVMLKDLELTEAYTVIVRAASDNGLSNPTFPIVLRTAYSMKTGRQEVISGKQKMGVVVGCILALICIACCVSCIVMRRRCVKRRNLAHARLAASNNYYPASAHYATQGSTVQVRLENACLAADARAETESLVVDDDDAGNDASPQPVYLDPKEKDEIPNGKVNGLDKPLMNGHLSNGLVHITENPQIHKHNLLNDHPPFQFEKKEKNGEVPRTNGFRRTPQYTLFQDDANSNRMIAAPKHNPYIDLSPKRRGKCNGLLKGGVEEITPYSGKGIDLETTQIGSGLFDDPFIIGQHRKISPLLGPNV; encoded by the exons CAAAGACACAGGTAGCGAACATAAACAGCGTGTCCGGCGTGAAGAACATCGCCGACAGCCACAATGTGACGGATCCGGAGGATGTGGTGGTGCTCAAGGGCCAGCCGGCCACCCTGAGCTGCAACATCAGGCCGCCAGGGGGCGACGGTTCGCGGCTGACGACGACGTGGCTACACCAGAACCAGCCGATACCGGAGGACGATTCTAGGAGGAAGGTCCAGAAGGATGGTAGTCTCCACATAGCAAGGGTCACCGGCGGCAGGAGGCCTTTGACTGGCAGCTACAGGTGCAGGGTACGCAACGACGTCGGCGCCGTGCTCAGCGGTGAAGCCAAGGTGCAGATCGCTT CCTTGGATTTCAATGTCACAAATTACCTTATCGAGATACCTGAACAACAGCCTGTACTCTTACCGTGTCAAGCCCACTCAGTACCACAGGCGAAACTCAGATGGGAATTCAACAAACGACCTCTACCTCATAATTCAAG ATATGTTCCTCTCCCTTCTGGAGCCCTACTGATCCTTAAGACTCAGCAATCTGACAATGGTGTATTTAA GTGTACGGTGACCAATCCCGTTATGAAGAAGTCCAAGTACAAGGATGTAACTTTGGTGGTTGTGCCaagatttgaagaaaagaaACCGGTTTCTTTCCTACCTCTTCCTGATTCTCTAAACACTACGGTTACAGTGGGACAAAGGTCCTCTCTTTACTGTGTTGCGCAAGGCTGGCCCCTGCCTTCTGTACAATGGTTGAGAG atggCAAGATCGTCTCAAACCAGAGCGTCCTGAGCATCATGCCGGACTCTCAGCACGAGGAGATCACGTACGAGTGCAGGGCTCGCAACGAGGTGAACGAAGCGTCTCAGATCCACAAGGTGATGGTGCAGAGGAAGCCGTACTTCACCAAAACTCCGACATCACTTTCCTACGTCACGGCGGGGGTAGTGAAGTTGGCGTGTGCGGCAGGCGGCATCCCGACGCCCTGTATACAGTGGCTGAAGGACGGGGAGAAGGTGGAACTGGGGGCCAGGATCAAGATATCGAACGGGACTTTGGTCATGAGGCACACCTTCACGAATGACGCTG GCATCTACCAATGCATTGCGTCCAATTCTGCAGGCACCATTTGGGCGCCTGCGCAACTGGTGGCAGACGAGAACACCCCGACAACCCCACCGCCGCCCCAGAACGCCCAGTGCCGTTCGTACGACAGCAAGAGCGTCTGCATATCGTGGAAGGAACCGGAGATCAGGGGCGGCGACAGCATACTGGCCTACAGCATCTTCTCCTTTTACAAAACTAGCC AAGAGTGCTTAAGCGAAAAGTGCCAAGGTACAAATAATACTATAGGCTGTGAAGACGGTTCTCATGAAG AGCCGGGACTTGACTATGTGATCACAAACGGTACCTATTTTTTGGCAGATAGATTAAACAGTAGTACAAATTATACATTTTACGTGAGAATGTACACCAGGGGGGCCAGCGATGACTCCAATTGGGTTACATGCGAAACTG TTGTTAAAGGAGAGAGAAACCTCAGGTTCAGATTATTGGACCGTGGGGCAATAGAGTTGGTGTGGTCTGAAATCAGCTCAGACATTGCCTGCGGTAGTACAAATACTTCCTACGTTGTTCAGTGGAAGAACGAGGTAGATCTAGATCATAAGGTCAATTCTGAGCAAACCGAAACCCTAAAGTACAATTTAACCG GCCTAAACCCGGAAGTCAATTACCATATTCGCGTAATGTCTTCCTCCTACCTAAATGGTGATACCAATTGGGTTTTGCTGAAGTTGCCCGAGATGGACACCGAAGAAATGGCCTCTAACCAAACCTACATCAGCTTCGACAAGAAGACGATCGCCCAGAACGTGCCGACCAATCCGGAGGGGTTCAGGGCTACCAACATCCACTCCAAGTCGGTCACCCTGAACTGGGTGGCGTCAGATAGGGAAGCAGTGTCCTACGCCATCTGTTACGCTGAGCTGGGAACTGAGGACTGCGAGACAGGAAATATTGTCAAGAG ttCGAGCAACCTGAAACACATTGAAGACTTAAAACCAAATACAATGTACGAGTTTAGGATACGTTCCCATAATGCCGAAGGCTTTCATGGGCCTTTTTCGGCTCCTATTCAAGTTAAAACCCATCCAGATG TGCCTTCAACAGTATTAGACTTAAAATATGAAATCATCAACGATTCAACGGCTTGCCTAGCCTGGTTACCCCCACTTTATACTCACGGTAGACTCGTGAACTATATTGTCACTTATACGTCAAACGCAAATAGGCCTCTTGAAGAATGGACCTACGTTACAGTACCTGCTAATAGAGCATCTGATTCG GCCTGCTGGTTGGACAAAAAGAAGAGTACAATTTCCGTGATGTTGAAAGATCTGGAGCTGACAGAAGCGTATACTGTTATCGTTCGGGCGGCTTCAGACAACGGGCTCAGTAATCCTACGTTCCCCATTGTGTTGAGAACTGCTTACAGCATGAAGACCGGAAGACAGGAGGTGATCTCTGGAAAGCAGAAAATGG GTGTTGTAGTCGGCTGCATCCTGGCCCTGATTTGCATCGCCTGCTGCGTGAGCTGCATCGTAATGAGGCGGCGTTGCGTGAAGCGACGCAATCTTGCCCACGCCAGGTTGGCCGCCTCCAACAATTACTACCCTGCGTCGGCGCACTACGCCACCCAGGGCAGTACGGTGCAGGTGAGGCTGGAAAACGCCTGTCTCGCCGCCGACGCCAGAGCGGAGACGGAGAGCTTGGTGGTCGACGACGACGACGCCGGGAACGACGCCTCGCCGCAGCCTGTTTATCTGGATCCGAAG GAAAAAGATGAAATCCCGAATGGTAAAGTAAATGGTTTAGATAAACCTTTGATGAATGGTCACTTGTCAAATGGGCTTGTCCACATTACTGAAAACCCGCAG ATTCACaagcataacctactgaacgaTCATCCTCCGTTTCAGTTtgagaaaaaagaaaagaatgGGGAGGTGCCACGCACCAATGGTTTCAGGCGTACGCCCCAATACACCTTGTTCCAAGACGACGCCAACTCCAACAGGATGATCGCCGCGCCTAAGCACAATCCCTACATCGACCTATCTCCAAAGAGGCGGGGCAAGTGCAACGGCCTCCTAAAGGGCGGAGTCGAAGAGATCACGCCCTATTCCGGCAAGGGAATAGATCTGGAGACCACGCAGATCGGATCAGGCCTGTTCGACGACCCTTTCATCATAGGTCAGCACCGCAAAATATCACCGTTGTTGGGGCCCAACGTCTGA